The window TGTTCAGCGGCGGGATCTCCTGCTTGACCTCCTCCACGCGGCACGCTGCCACGTAGCGTTGGGCTGCAGCTGCTGCGCCACTGCCCTGGGCCACTGAGTCCGGGATGTCCTCCGGCCCGCGGGCGCACCCACAGAGGAAGATCCCCTCCCTTGTAGTGGATAGCGGCTCACCGTTCTCCTCGACCACCTTGAAAAAGCCGCTTTCGTCCAACTCTATCCCCAGCGTCTCGGCCAGACGCGCAGTACCCTCCGCCGGCACCGCCGCTGATGCCAGGACCACCATGTCGGCCACTACCTTGTCCGGTTTGCCTGCAAAGGTGTCCTCCACAAAGATGTGGAGCTCGCCGGTCTGGGCATCGCGCACAATCTTCGACGGCTTGCCGCGGAAGTACCTGATGTAGTCGTGCTCCTTGGAGCGGTTGAAGAAGCTCTCGTACCCCTTGCCGAAGGCGCGAATGTCCGAATAGAAGATGGTCACCTGCTCGATCCCTGGTTCGTGCTCTTTGGCCAGCATAGCGTTTTTCACCGAGTTCATGCAACAGAACCGGGAGCAGTACTGGCAATCCCTTTCTCCGCGCACGCCGACGCACTGCACAAAGGCGAGCCGTTTGGGTGGCTTGCGGTCCGAGGGGCGGATGATACGCCCGCGCGTGGGGCCGGAAGCGTTGAGCATGCGCTCAAATTCGATGCCAGTCATCACTTCGGGCGAGACGCTGTAGCCATAGGTCTTCATCGCGTACGGGTCAAACACCTCAAAACCTGTGGCCACAATCACCGCGCCCACTGGCACCTCCACATCCTGCACCTGCATGTCATAGTCGATGGCCTGTCGCTCACAGGCGCGGCGGCATCGCTCACAGACGATGAGGCGATCGTTCAGGCAGTTTTCCCGGTCGATGATGTAGGCGCTGGGCACAGCCTGGGCAAAAGGCGAGTAGATGGCCTTGCGCGCCCCTAAACCCACGTCGAACTCATTGGGCACCACCACCGGACAGACCTCACTGCACTTGCCGCAGCCGGTGCATCGCGACTGGTCCACGTACCGCGGGTAACAGCGCACGGTGGCGGTAAAGTCGCCAGCGCTTCCGCGCAGGGCCACCACCTCGGCATTGGTGTACAGCGTTATGTTCGGATGCCGACCGGCATCCATCATCTTCGGGCCCAGGATTCAGATGGAGCAGTCCATGGTGGGAAAGGTCTTGTCCAGTTGGGCCATGTGCCCACCCAGACTGGGCGCCCTCTCCACCAGGTAGACGCGGACCCGCGCATTTGCCAGGTCCAACGCCGCTTGAATCCCGGCAATCCCGCCGCCTATGACCAGAACGCCCTTCTCCATCTCCCCTCACTGTGCTGCAATCTTTACCAGAAGCGGCTCCACCTTGACCTTGTGACGATGGAAACCCATCTCCTGGGCACTTTTTCCCTGCGCCAGTCCAAGGAGTTGGAAGTAGTACACCACCGGCAGCTCGAAAAGAGTGCCGAACTTGCGCGCGAGTTTGAACTGACC of the candidate division KSB1 bacterium genome contains:
- a CDS encoding FAD-dependent oxidoreductase, which produces MEKGVLVIGGGIAGIQAALDLANARVRVYLVERAPSLGGHMAQLDKTFPTMDCSI